TATCCAAGGCCTGCTTAGCAATCCAAGCTTTACGGATTGAAGTACTACAGAAGAACCTACATCCATACCTTGAACAACAAAAGCTAACACACCACCAGACAGATGCACATGTATCCCAGACATCTGACTGGAACATGCGATTTTCATTGTTTAATAATctcgaaataataataataattcgaacacaaaagaaaagttgATGATAAGCAACGAGCTCTAACTTTGTGTTACTGGAGATCGAATTGGgtatcattttccttttttttgtttgcagcagCAGTTATATTACAAGCAGCCTTCAATATTCTCATTCCCTAACACTTGTACACGACGCACACACGATTGCGAATCACATATAATAGTTTAAACGCTTCACACAAAACCATAATCACATGCCACACCAAATCCGACATATATAATACGGTGCTTTCAATGCTGGCTACACAGTAGACCGCGGCTATTCGTATCCTTAAATCTTCGGTAACTTATCCGCCACAACAAGGGGATTATTCTTCTCAAGCACCTTACGGCCCTCAACTTTGAAATCGTACGAACAGTTGTGTGCCTCGGCGTATCGATGCTGGGCGCAGAAAATTTTCTCACAGTGACACTTCATGATCATGATGACGCCCAGCTTCTTGTTGCACTGAGCGCACCGCAGCTTCTTCGATTTGATCTGTTCCGTCGTGTGATGTTGGGCTGCGTTTGCATTTGTTCCACCGGTACCAACTTGCAGGTTCCGATCGGCCGGATAGTCCGTGAGCCTTAGCAGTCTTTCACTATCATCGTGAAAGATTATGGAAGATGCCATCGTCGCATCTGGTGGCAATGACGATGTGCGCTGTTCACACAGCCGTTCTTGATCGATGTGTTGAATGATTGAAGCGATACCTTCCTCCTCTGCGTCCCGCACATTCTGGCCCGCTTGCAGGAAGGCTCGGTGGGCGGAAAAGTGTATACCTCCCTCTGCAACACCGTCGGAATCCGTTACTGATGAGCTGCCCTGACCGTTTCCTGCTCGGAAGTATTGCCTTCGAGCATCATCGGTACTTGTAGCGGTGAACGACTTCAAATTTCGAAGAACCCgcagctggtgctgttgcagTTCCAAGTTCTCGTTGACACCGTACTGTGAACGTTGCAATGTATGATGATTCAAGTGTTGCTGCGATGGAGGCTGCTGcggatgctgctgcttcggATGTATATCGGGCAGCACAAGGGTAGTCGAAGCGTTGGAGGAAGTATCACATTTGCTTCCTGCAGAGCCACCAGAATTGATGTTGATAAATTCGGTACTTTCGAATATGTCGCTAGTGTCAATCTCAACGAAATCGTCAAAAAACGAATCCATGTTGAACAAACTTTCGTCCGAAGGGAAGTAATAGTCCGTCGGTTTGAGATGTGTCGAGGATGAGCTTCCATTATACTGCAACGATGAGGTTGCGTCCTCGCCAAACAAGAAGCGACTCCGATCATCAGCAGTTGATGTGGTTCGCATTAGTCCTGCACTACTACCGACCGTCGACGAATGTTCCTTCGCACGATAGTTCGATGATCCCGCAGGTCTATTACCACCGGGAGAGAATGGCTTCGAAGGAACATCTCCGCTTGGAGCCGAACAGCAACTTAATCTTGAAAATCTACTCTCAAAATCACTACCAACCACGAATGCTCGATTCGGGTTGGCATTTTCATTGGATCCATTAACGCTTTTGTTACCGTTGCAAGCGCCATCCGCCGATTCGTTTGCTTCCGAATCTGCGATGCTGGCTAGATGATCGCGAATGCTTGGCAAATGTCGACCGGCGCCTATCGACTGTTGACGCTGCCTCAGGTACAAGGCATCGCTCCCGGCAAGAGCTTCATCACTATCGCCCATTCGTCGACGTGCCGTAGTGCCCGTGCACAACGAAATCTTGTAGcgatttaaattttcattacttCGCACGTAAGGAACACTGCCATCTTTGCGGTACTTCAGCAATGCCGATGAAAGAACGCTCGAATCGTCGCTCGGTGGTGGCAACAATCCTGGATGCTTTTTCTTGGCCGCTCCGTTGCTAACACACTCCAGTTCCGAGGTAGAACTCGAGAGGCACGCATCGTTCAGGTTGGTGTAGCCTCGCCTGTATTGCGAGGGAATTGTTTCGAGACGAGAGAGCTGTGGTACAAGCCGGGTACAACTCGCCCCTCCACGAAACCCGTTCAGAAGGGTGGGACTGCTACCGAACGCTTTGCGAAATTCGTTTAGGTCGATCGATTTCGATTTGTTACCGCCTGGTTTGTAGGCACCTCCGACTACGCCAGCACCATCTCGCATTTCTGCAACGTTCAGCAGATCATCCTCATCGGATGATATCGAGAGGTGACTATGAATGAAACTGGTCGAGTTCGAAGATTCGCGCGGTCTTCGTATGGAAGAGCACGATGATGATGTAACTCGGTCTCGATCCTGCTCATtgtcctcttcctcctcttcttcATCATCTTCCTCGTCGTGACCAACTTCCTCGTGGTCGGGTATGTCTTCCTCGTCCACCACTTCCTCGTCGTCCGCATCTTCGTCCTCCCGCCCGAAACGCACAGTGTCCCACGATGATAGCTGGAGCCAGCCGTTATCTGTGCCCAGGTTCGGTATCGCCGGAAGCTTGATAAGGTTCGTGTGGTCGACTGTGTCATTCGTTGCGATACCACATTCGGGAACACGATTCGACACATTCGCATCGGTATTGATAAACTTCAACTCTAGCTCGCTGATATCCAAATCCGAATGATGGCGCCGGGGATTAATCAAATGCGAAACGCTTGAACTAGCAAAATTACCGTCGTGCGGTTGCTGATGTTCTTGCCGATGGTTCCAGTGTTGGCACCAGGCAGCAGACGAACTTCCGCTGCCGTTCACTGCAGTACCTGCAAAGCTTATACTGTCGCCACCGACCGCCGTACCAGTTAAACTACTGTTGCTGCCGAACAGCGAACTCGAGCTTAACGATGTGGCGGTTGTCTGGCTTGATTTTACGCTTTCGGCTGCTATTTGCGCGAATTGAAGCAGCGATTCTGATGCTAACTTGGTTTCGCCAACAATCGCAGCCGATGAGCTGCTGGGTAGTGGTCTTAGTTCGAGCAACCCCGGTTCAGGCATTACGGTTTGCGTATCGGGATCGAGTGAATCGGGTCCTTCAATATCTTGCAGATGGTTAGAGGCggtaaaattatttttgggTGACTCTCCGCGACGTGCTGCGACTGTTTCCAGCTGCGAGTAAGACCCAAGGAACGATTCGACCGGCGAATCTTCACGGATGAGTAATTTCGGAAGCTCGTAAACGCTGCTATCTACATTTAGAAGAAAGgcgtaaaaaaacaaaacttataaTAACCAGATTGGCACAGAAATAACAACTTTTCAACAGATATTATTGTTCGCTTACCCTCCGATGTTGCTTTGTATAGCGCGCGGAACGACTTGTCCATTCCTCCACTGCCAGCATTCTTGAAGGCATATTCTGCCGAAGCAATCTTGCAATCTAATGAATCTTCGCTTCTCGTCGCCATCTTCGGTATAGCGCCAGCGGCGGCACTAGCAGTAGTAGTTGCTGAGGCCGTGCCGGAAGATGTCTTCAACCCGAAGTCGTAGTCTGGCAAATACTCATCGATGTTGTTCAAAGAGGGATTTATCTCTGGAAGAGATTTTTTACCCGTCTGCGTATGATGATACAGATGGTGCGGCACGTACACTTTCTTCGAGTAGTTCAGCATCAGCTTATTGAGCGAATCGTTGGAAATGGTGCGCTGTTTTGATTGTGTGTATTTCAGCAATTCGATAAGGTCATGCAACGAAGCGGACGATACACGACTCTCATCCAACTTGTGCAGCGACTGTGTCGTACATgctccacctcctcctcctccacttCCGGCGTGCCGTGTGCCTAGACTGGCGTGATTATTACGCAATTGGCTACCAGCGGTACAGCGCCGAATGTTGCTGTAACCGCTATCTAGTGTAGTTTCTGATCCCATTCGGCTCAATATGCCATTCGAATGGAACGATAGTGATCGTTCAAGACCGGCCGATCCGGAGTGCCGATCGCTTAAGCCACCACCGCTAACATGTGGCGAACCTTCGCGTACAAAATCCAAATTTTTTGCGCTAATAGTTTTGAAGGAACGGTTTCTCTGCAGATGTTCTCGAATTTGGGACCGTTTTTCTAGCTCCAAGGTTGGCGAACGCCCCGCAGTAGTAGCGGCCGTCGTACCGTGCACCAGGTTGACCAGCCCGTAGCTAATGGGCGGTATAGCCTGTTCTTGCTCCGACCGGCCAATATCAATCACAGTGGGCATGGATTTGCGGTGTGCGGCACTGGCTGTTCCGGCACTTGGTAACATGGATCCGATCGCTCCCACCATGGAAGCGTTGTGTCCACTGGCTACAAGCGCTGCACCACCTCCACTCCCTGCAGTTCCTGGCCGATAGCCTATGGGTGTCTTTTCCTCTTTGATAACAGTCTCATGTTGATGCGggtgttgctgatgatgatgatgatgctgatgatggtgatagTGGTGATGCCGTTTCTTGTGTCTATACTGTTGGGTCGGATTGCGAATTGCcttgctgctgccgccctCGGCAAAATCGTTCGCACCAAATCCGGCACGATCTTCTAACTGTTCTATTGATTTCGGTTGTTGCTGATGttcattttcttcctctttaTTAACCTGCGTGCCGCCGagtcttttctttttcatacTTAACTTAGCCTTAATTTGATCCATTTTCTGCAATAATCGGAGCGAATTTGACAGTCAACATAAATTAACACTATACTTTAGTATGCAATGTTGTATTCTATTTTCAAGTACCTGCTTAGTTATTGCAGCATCACGTTCTTTCTGGCTGATGAGGTTCCCGGGACCATATGCACCCTGCCCGGAGGCGCCGCTTCCAATAATGGAACGCGACATAGACCCCTTCATGGAATCGCAACTTTTTTCTGCTCGAACCTTCATCAATCGATGGACGTTCTTTTTGCTGTCTTTGTAGAGCAGAAGCTTCAATCCTGGACTCTGTAGGTTTATTAAATCTTCGCTGTAAATAGTTTAGGAGAAAATAAGATTATTATTCAACATGGCATCAACAGATAAATACAATCAAAGTTTCATTGTAACACTGCAGAAACATTGCATGACTGTGCGCAATGTTTCGTTAAAGTCCGATATAGGCGGGATCGAGTTGAGACTTgatcaaagcaaaaaaaaaaaagacggcCACACATACTAGCGCACTACACCAACATCCCCATCACGGCGACATCAATGAGTCGCGTGATTTAGAAATCACGAAAATAGTTAAATATAGCCCCACTGGCCGGCCCCGGTGCCGCCAGCAAAACGTAcgattttttgtgcttttttgccACTTCCTCCTCCACCGGAGCTATCCGGAAGGAGGTGAAGACT
The Anopheles moucheti chromosome 2, idAnoMoucSN_F20_07, whole genome shotgun sequence genome window above contains:
- the LOC128299052 gene encoding uncharacterized protein LOC128299052, whose translation is MWTPSYDIIIETLTGSEFEVTVNDRDTVGYLKAEIQKYEGIPISQQHLLYNHKELSDTMEMKDIPLVKGSRVKLVLGMKGGPISSKRLFTISSDYDNWLDMSDVLSGEDLINLQSPGLKLLLYKDSKKNVHRLMKVRAEKSCDSMKGSMSRSIIGSGASGQGAYGPGNLISQKERDAAITKQKMDQIKAKLSMKKKRLGGTQVNKEEENEHQQQPKSIEQLEDRAGFGANDFAEGGSSKAIRNPTQQYRHKKRHHHYHHHQHHHHHQQHPHQHETVIKEEKTPIGYRPGTAGSGGGAALVASGHNASMVGAIGSMLPSAGTASAAHRKSMPTVIDIGRSEQEQAIPPISYGLVNLVHGTTAATTAGRSPTLELEKRSQIREHLQRNRSFKTISAKNLDFVREGSPHVSGGGLSDRHSGSAGLERSLSFHSNGILSRMGSETTLDSGYSNIRRCTAGSQLRNNHASLGTRHAGSGGGGGGACTTQSLHKLDESRVSSASLHDLIELLKYTQSKQRTISNDSLNKLMLNYSKKVYVPHHLYHHTQTGKKSLPEINPSLNNIDEYLPDYDFGLKTSSGTASATTTASAAAGAIPKMATRSEDSLDCKIASAEYAFKNAGSGGMDKSFRALYKATSEDSSVYELPKLLIREDSPVESFLGSYSQLETVAARRGESPKNNFTASNHLQDIEGPDSLDPDTQTVMPEPGLLELRPLPSSSSAAIVGETKLASESLLQFAQIAAESVKSSQTTATSLSSSSLFGSNSSLTGTAVGGDSISFAGTAVNGSGSSSAAWCQHWNHRQEHQQPHDGNFASSSVSHLINPRRHHSDLDISELELKFINTDANVSNRVPECGIATNDTVDHTNLIKLPAIPNLGTDNGWLQLSSWDTVRFGREDEDADDEEVVDEEDIPDHEEVGHDEEDDEEEEEEDNEQDRDRVTSSSCSSIRRPRESSNSTSFIHSHLSISSDEDDLLNVAEMRDGAGVVGGAYKPGGNKSKSIDLNEFRKAFGSSPTLLNGFRGGASCTRLVPQLSRLETIPSQYRRGYTNLNDACLSSSTSELECVSNGAAKKKHPGLLPPPSDDSSVLSSALLKYRKDGSVPYVRSNENLNRYKISLCTGTTARRRMGDSDEALAGSDALYLRQRQQSIGAGRHLPSIRDHLASIADSEANESADGACNGNKSVNGSNENANPNRAFVVGSDFESRFSRLSCCSAPSGDVPSKPFSPGGNRPAGSSNYRAKEHSSTVGSSAGLMRTTSTADDRSRFLFGEDATSSLQYNGSSSSTHLKPTDYYFPSDESLFNMDSFFDDFVEIDTSDIFESTEFININSGGSAGSKCDTSSNASTTLVLPDIHPKQQHPQQPPSQQHLNHHTLQRSQYGVNENLELQQHQLRVLRNLKSFTATSTDDARRQYFRAGNGQGSSSVTDSDGVAEGGIHFSAHRAFLQAGQNVRDAEEEGIASIIQHIDQERLCEQRTSSLPPDATMASSIIFHDDSERLLRLTDYPADRNLQVGTGGTNANAAQHHTTEQIKSKKLRCAQCNKKLGVIMIMKCHCEKIFCAQHRYAEAHNCSYDFKVEGRKVLEKNNPLVVADKLPKI